One region of Arthrobacter sp. StoSoilB22 genomic DNA includes:
- a CDS encoding chain-length determining protein encodes MDPVAVIKTLWRYKIFVLPVLLLTAVAAVYMFSYAPRTYEARTTYAIVAPQVPTAEQIEKDPALGLLNTDNPYLRSADTSLVAQVAVTRLNDVATGDFLAEQGLSTDYKVERPSDAFLIDISGISDDKAQAISTAKALGERLEQDLRTIQAINGASDRYLFTALVVASPEKATEQFSSRLRSVIVVVVAGLVLTLGAVSLARAVETTRNRESKSKNDPRKRSLRKISESNPTLVLPGKDPTFDDKALPISEPLVAIHPLEPHEDRRTTTTPSVQPTNSR; translated from the coding sequence ATGGACCCCGTAGCCGTCATCAAAACCCTGTGGCGTTACAAAATCTTCGTACTCCCCGTCCTGTTGCTGACGGCGGTGGCGGCGGTCTACATGTTTTCCTACGCCCCCAGAACATACGAAGCCCGCACCACCTACGCCATAGTCGCCCCACAGGTACCAACGGCGGAACAGATCGAAAAGGATCCTGCCCTGGGCTTGCTCAACACTGACAACCCCTACCTGCGCTCTGCCGACACTTCCCTCGTAGCCCAGGTAGCTGTGACCCGTCTGAACGATGTTGCTACGGGCGATTTCCTTGCAGAACAAGGGCTCAGCACGGACTACAAGGTAGAACGGCCCTCGGACGCCTTCCTCATCGACATCTCCGGAATCTCAGATGACAAGGCCCAGGCAATCAGCACCGCCAAGGCGCTGGGGGAGCGCCTGGAGCAAGACCTAAGGACCATCCAAGCGATCAACGGCGCCTCTGATAGATACCTGTTCACGGCACTGGTCGTAGCTTCACCAGAGAAAGCCACAGAACAGTTCTCCAGCAGGTTGAGGTCCGTCATCGTCGTGGTGGTTGCCGGTCTGGTTCTCACACTTGGCGCAGTCTCGCTGGCGCGCGCGGTGGAGACCACCAGGAATCGGGAGAGTAAATCAAAAAACGATCCCCGCAAGCGCAGCTTGCGTAAGATCTCCGAAAGCAACCCGACGCTAGTACTGCCGGGTAAGGACCCAACCTTCGACGACAAGGCTCTGCCGATTTCGGAGCCCCTGGTGGCAATCCACCCACTTGAACCCCACGAAGATAGAAGAACCACCACCACACCATCTGTTCAACCAACCAACAGCCGCTAA
- the epsE gene encoding exopolysaccharide biosynthesis GT4 family glycosyltransferase EpsE — protein sequence MTRFGYLVPEFPGQTHSFFWRELKALTDLGHQPEPVSTRRPQQPGTVPPWAQDQLPKIHYLVPPGLSGIGGTATTALAGLRHLDTLVAASGIHRQPALTPAQTRDVLQTAGLLWAGAALARHARTRGWQHIHVHSCAHAAQVALFAHMITGITYSLTLHGPLSDYGPNQHQKWLNAKFSLVITERLLSETLQQLEDVMPADVSVAPMGVELAAFTRTAPYVPWDGAGPARLFCCARLNPSKGHEELLTAVRLITDTGIDVELTIAGEDEIGGKGYRQAMENLIKELDLTQRVTLLGAVPEHRVKEELQRAHIFTLASHQEPLGVAIMEAMAMEVPVVATSAGGVPDLIATGQSGTLVDPGNPASLAAAILHTLHNPSRSAAMGQRARITLGESYDVSKSARIMAARI from the coding sequence ATGACCAGATTTGGTTACCTGGTGCCGGAATTCCCAGGTCAGACGCACAGCTTCTTCTGGCGTGAACTCAAAGCACTGACCGACCTCGGGCACCAGCCGGAGCCAGTTTCCACCCGCCGTCCACAGCAGCCCGGGACCGTGCCTCCCTGGGCACAGGACCAACTACCTAAGATTCATTACCTGGTCCCACCGGGCCTGTCCGGCATCGGCGGCACAGCCACGACGGCCTTGGCCGGACTCCGCCACCTTGACACGCTGGTAGCAGCGTCCGGCATCCACCGGCAGCCCGCACTGACCCCGGCTCAGACCCGCGACGTTCTGCAAACGGCAGGACTGCTCTGGGCAGGAGCCGCCCTGGCCCGGCACGCGCGCACCAGAGGGTGGCAGCACATACATGTCCATTCCTGCGCCCACGCCGCCCAGGTAGCCCTGTTCGCCCATATGATCACCGGCATCACCTACAGCCTGACGCTCCATGGCCCCCTCAGCGACTACGGCCCAAACCAGCACCAGAAATGGCTCAACGCCAAATTCTCCCTCGTCATCACCGAACGGCTACTGAGTGAAACCCTGCAGCAACTTGAGGACGTCATGCCTGCGGACGTCAGTGTCGCCCCCATGGGGGTGGAACTGGCCGCCTTCACACGCACCGCACCTTACGTCCCGTGGGACGGTGCAGGACCTGCACGGCTGTTCTGCTGTGCCCGGCTCAACCCCAGCAAAGGTCACGAGGAACTCCTCACAGCGGTCCGTCTGATCACAGACACCGGAATAGACGTCGAGTTGACCATCGCAGGCGAGGACGAAATCGGAGGAAAGGGCTACAGGCAAGCCATGGAAAACCTCATCAAGGAACTCGATCTCACACAGCGGGTAACGCTCCTCGGTGCCGTTCCGGAGCACAGGGTCAAGGAAGAACTTCAAAGAGCACACATCTTCACCTTGGCCAGCCACCAGGAACCACTGGGTGTGGCCATCATGGAGGCCATGGCCATGGAGGTTCCCGTGGTAGCCACATCAGCCGGGGGCGTCCCGGACCTGATAGCTACCGGACAGTCCGGCACCTTGGTCGATCCCGGTAATCCCGCATCCCTGGCAGCGGCAATACTGCACACCCTCCACAACCCCTCGCGCTCTGCAGCCATGGGACAGCGGGCGCGGATAACTCTTGGCGAATCCTACGACGTCTCCAAGAGCGCCCGCATCATGGCAGCACGGATCTGA
- a CDS encoding glycosyltransferase translates to MTVTHPSGAVIIPAHNEAGVISRTLEALSEVIAWGTVDVVVACNGCKDATEAIASRYGGVQVLHVPEASKTAALNAADQATQRWPRVYLDADIEVSAPALHAVFVALEDGTLLAARPAFRYDTEGASVLVRSYYRARSRIPGNAEALWGAGAYGLSFTGHERLGSFPPLTGDDYYVDRLFSAHEKAVLATVPVVVRTPRTCKALMSVLRRTYRGNAEQDLVSGGASTARTVRQLLASVRGPLSVFDAAVYVVFAGAGRRRALFGPQALPGWERDDTSR, encoded by the coding sequence ATGACTGTTACCCATCCTTCCGGTGCGGTGATCATCCCGGCGCATAATGAGGCCGGTGTTATCAGCAGGACGCTTGAGGCGTTGAGCGAGGTCATCGCGTGGGGCACAGTTGATGTGGTGGTGGCATGTAACGGGTGTAAGGATGCCACGGAGGCTATCGCGTCGAGGTACGGGGGTGTTCAGGTGCTTCACGTGCCGGAGGCTTCCAAGACTGCGGCGTTGAACGCTGCCGATCAGGCAACGCAGCGATGGCCGCGCGTGTACCTGGATGCCGATATTGAAGTCAGTGCCCCTGCGCTTCATGCAGTTTTTGTTGCTTTGGAGGATGGGACTTTGCTGGCTGCCCGTCCGGCTTTTCGCTATGACACCGAGGGCGCTTCGGTATTGGTGCGCTCGTATTACCGTGCCCGTTCCCGTATACCGGGCAATGCCGAGGCGCTTTGGGGTGCGGGTGCTTATGGGTTGAGTTTCACCGGGCATGAGCGGCTGGGGTCTTTTCCCCCTCTTACTGGTGATGACTACTATGTGGATCGGCTCTTCTCTGCCCATGAGAAGGCGGTGTTGGCTACGGTTCCTGTGGTGGTGCGGACGCCCCGGACGTGCAAGGCGTTGATGTCTGTTCTTAGGCGCACGTATCGGGGCAATGCGGAGCAGGATCTCGTATCCGGCGGTGCCTCCACGGCGAGGACTGTACGGCAGTTGCTTGCCTCCGTCAGGGGGCCGCTGAGCGTTTTTGATGCCGCCGTTTACGTCGTGTTCGCCGGTGCGGGCCGCCGTCGTGCGCTGTTTGGCCCTCAGGCGCTGCCTGGTTGGGAGCGGGACGACACCAGCCGTTAG
- a CDS encoding WecB/TagA/CpsF family glycosyltransferase, whose product MLLPKIMPVGDLLHRAVPHFYPRRGVPAGVPQGEDHHSVAASAETVAKAPWVNLGGVPVKLMEAEGALREILDRAGSPDAPPLGVCSANLDHIRHFGTGSRWIGTLDPPAPVEWLTLIDGAPLATQARRLTSKTWPRLAGSDLIHPFLAGAAARGLRLGFLGGSEETQKLIASKFVTERPELKVVGWWAPARSTLGDAAASRRLAREIRAASPDVLIVCLGKPRQELWIAEYGHLTGAKVLLAFGAVVDFLAGNVRRAPSWASSHSLEWAWRLMLEPRRLARRYLVEGPEAYVKLRTASSSDVEPRKLLSSAAYAVPEPVPSRAPGSFVPATEAADVAVVVVTYNNADDVGPLVASLRKEAADVSIKVVVADNSPDESTLRELAHHPDITAVRTGGNLGYAGGINAAFSVAGEAGSYLILNPDLRVEPGAVAAMLQRMDEQGAGMVVPVLLDDDGSIYPSLRREPGVLRALGDAALGSHAKGRPGWLSEMDFDTESYLHGHRVDWATGAALLISSAASEAVGAWDEQFFLYSEETDYCHRVRSAGFSIWFEPAARMWHERGGSGSSPQLTALMSVNRVRYAEKYLGRGRALAFRGAVLAAEIARLNKAGHRDAALAVLMQRRWERLPHATRTTTAATP is encoded by the coding sequence ATGCTGCTACCGAAAATCATGCCCGTGGGAGATCTCCTCCACAGGGCAGTCCCCCACTTTTACCCGCGTCGCGGCGTCCCCGCCGGCGTACCCCAGGGCGAGGACCACCACAGTGTGGCCGCTTCCGCAGAGACGGTGGCTAAGGCTCCTTGGGTGAATCTGGGCGGGGTCCCGGTCAAGCTCATGGAGGCTGAGGGCGCGCTTCGGGAAATTTTGGATCGCGCCGGCTCCCCCGATGCTCCCCCTCTGGGCGTCTGCTCCGCAAACCTGGACCATATCCGACACTTCGGAACCGGAAGCCGCTGGATAGGCACTTTGGACCCGCCCGCGCCTGTTGAATGGTTAACCCTGATTGACGGCGCCCCCCTGGCCACCCAGGCTCGGCGCCTGACGTCAAAGACATGGCCCCGGCTTGCCGGCAGCGACCTCATTCACCCCTTCCTGGCAGGAGCAGCGGCACGCGGCTTGCGCCTGGGTTTTCTGGGAGGTTCGGAAGAGACCCAAAAACTGATCGCAAGCAAGTTCGTAACCGAGCGGCCTGAGCTGAAGGTAGTTGGTTGGTGGGCTCCCGCCAGGTCCACGCTGGGAGACGCAGCAGCCTCCCGCAGGCTCGCCCGGGAGATACGGGCGGCATCGCCCGATGTCCTGATTGTTTGCTTGGGAAAACCCCGACAGGAACTGTGGATAGCCGAGTACGGTCACCTGACCGGCGCCAAGGTCCTGCTGGCATTCGGTGCCGTGGTCGATTTCCTGGCGGGGAACGTCCGGCGGGCTCCCTCCTGGGCCAGTTCGCACAGCCTTGAGTGGGCATGGCGCCTGATGCTGGAGCCACGCCGCTTGGCACGCCGTTATTTGGTGGAGGGGCCGGAGGCATACGTGAAGTTGCGGACCGCCAGCAGTTCCGACGTCGAGCCAAGAAAGCTGCTTTCCAGCGCCGCATACGCTGTCCCGGAACCCGTGCCCAGCCGGGCTCCGGGATCGTTCGTCCCGGCCACCGAAGCGGCCGACGTCGCCGTCGTGGTTGTCACCTACAACAACGCTGACGACGTCGGGCCGCTGGTGGCGAGCCTGCGCAAGGAAGCAGCCGATGTTTCCATCAAAGTGGTGGTGGCGGACAACTCCCCGGATGAGAGCACGCTGCGTGAGCTCGCACACCACCCCGACATCACAGCAGTGCGAACGGGCGGAAACCTCGGCTATGCGGGCGGAATCAACGCTGCGTTCTCTGTTGCAGGGGAAGCAGGAAGCTACCTCATCCTGAACCCGGACCTCCGCGTGGAACCAGGCGCGGTGGCCGCCATGCTCCAGCGGATGGATGAGCAGGGAGCCGGCATGGTGGTACCGGTCCTGTTGGACGATGACGGAAGCATCTACCCGTCGCTACGCCGTGAACCGGGCGTTCTGCGAGCGCTGGGTGATGCTGCTTTGGGTAGCCATGCGAAGGGCAGGCCGGGTTGGTTGTCGGAGATGGACTTTGACACTGAGAGCTATTTGCACGGGCACCGGGTTGATTGGGCCACGGGTGCGGCTCTGCTGATTAGCTCTGCGGCGTCGGAGGCGGTGGGTGCTTGGGATGAGCAGTTCTTTTTGTATTCGGAGGAGACGGACTATTGCCATCGGGTGAGGTCGGCGGGTTTCTCCATTTGGTTCGAACCCGCTGCCCGGATGTGGCATGAACGTGGTGGTTCGGGGTCATCTCCGCAGTTGACTGCTTTGATGTCGGTCAACAGGGTGCGGTATGCAGAGAAGTATCTTGGACGTGGGCGGGCGTTGGCATTCCGTGGTGCTGTGTTGGCTGCGGAAATTGCGCGGTTGAACAAAGCCGGGCATCGGGATGCTGCATTGGCGGTCCTTATGCAGCGGCGTTGGGAGAGGCTCCCGCACGCGACGCGGACCACGACGGCAGCCACGCCATGA
- a CDS encoding bifunctional dTDP-4-dehydrorhamnose 3,5-epimerase family protein/NAD(P)-dependent oxidoreductase — translation MEQGRQLRSRATPIPGLLLFELPVHGDGRGWFKENWHRGKMLDAGLPDFGPVQNNISFNAVRGTVRGIHAEPWDKFVSLASGRIFGAWVDLREGPTFGTLFTAELTPGEAIYVPRGVGNAFQTLEDHTAYTYLVNDHWSTEAQKDYTFLNLADEDVAVPWPIPLDHCVISAPDQKHPRLANVVPVPRRRTLVLGADGQLGTGLRSAFAGDSTVEFAGRARFDITSEDSYRAVNWREYSAIINAAAFTAVDVAETPEGRAAAWSINAAAVSRLARTAVEHSLTLVHISSDYVFDGTAEVHLEDELPAPLGVYGQSKAAGDLAAGITPRHYIVRTSWVVGSGRNFVRTMAALAAKGASPTVVNDQWGRLSFASDIAAGIRHLLLNKAPYGTYNLSNGGNPQTWFELARDVYRLVGADPNLVRPIGTADYAGPRTAPRPRSSVLDLSGIRATGFDPPPAAQRLAEYIKGLEL, via the coding sequence GTGGAACAGGGACGCCAGCTACGTTCACGGGCCACGCCCATCCCCGGACTGCTGCTGTTTGAGCTTCCTGTTCATGGGGATGGCAGAGGATGGTTCAAAGAGAACTGGCACCGGGGCAAGATGCTTGATGCCGGGTTGCCGGACTTTGGCCCGGTGCAGAACAACATCTCCTTCAACGCAGTTCGTGGAACGGTTCGCGGTATCCATGCGGAGCCTTGGGACAAGTTCGTTTCACTGGCCTCCGGACGGATCTTCGGCGCGTGGGTGGACTTGCGGGAGGGGCCAACGTTCGGGACGCTGTTCACCGCAGAACTGACCCCCGGCGAGGCCATCTACGTCCCCCGCGGCGTGGGCAACGCATTCCAGACCCTGGAGGACCACACCGCCTACACGTACCTGGTCAACGACCATTGGAGCACGGAGGCACAGAAGGACTACACGTTCCTTAACCTCGCCGACGAGGATGTGGCAGTTCCCTGGCCGATCCCCTTGGATCATTGCGTAATCTCCGCGCCGGACCAGAAGCACCCACGGCTGGCAAACGTCGTGCCAGTGCCCAGGCGGCGCACTCTGGTCCTTGGAGCGGACGGCCAGTTGGGCACTGGCCTTCGGAGTGCCTTCGCGGGTGACTCCACAGTGGAGTTCGCGGGCCGCGCGCGGTTCGACATCACCTCCGAGGACTCCTATCGGGCTGTGAACTGGCGCGAATATTCCGCCATCATCAACGCCGCCGCGTTCACCGCGGTAGATGTCGCCGAAACACCGGAAGGCCGGGCTGCTGCCTGGAGCATCAACGCCGCCGCCGTTTCCCGCTTGGCGCGTACCGCCGTCGAGCATTCACTAACTCTTGTCCACATCTCCAGTGACTACGTTTTCGACGGCACAGCAGAGGTTCACCTCGAGGATGAGCTTCCAGCTCCCCTGGGGGTCTACGGCCAAAGCAAGGCTGCCGGCGACCTCGCGGCGGGCATCACGCCAAGGCATTACATCGTCAGGACTAGTTGGGTAGTGGGCAGCGGCAGGAACTTTGTTCGAACCATGGCGGCGTTGGCCGCGAAGGGTGCCTCGCCAACGGTGGTGAATGACCAATGGGGGCGATTGAGTTTCGCGTCCGACATCGCAGCGGGCATTCGTCACCTGCTCCTCAACAAAGCCCCGTACGGGACGTACAACCTCAGCAACGGTGGCAACCCCCAGACCTGGTTTGAGCTGGCCCGCGATGTCTACCGCCTTGTGGGCGCCGATCCGAATCTGGTGCGTCCGATCGGCACCGCCGACTACGCAGGACCCCGCACTGCTCCAAGGCCGCGCAGCAGCGTCCTGGATTTGTCCGGTATCCGCGCGACCGGATTCGATCCACCCCCGGCAGCACAGCGTCTGGCCGAGTACATCAAAGGCCTGGAACTCTAG
- the rfbB gene encoding dTDP-glucose 4,6-dehydratase, whose product MQRILVTGGAGFIGCNFVHYIMEHTGLHVTVLDKLTYAGNIESLSGLPPERFTFVKGDICDAVLVDKLTESVEAVVHFAAESHNDNSLQDPRPFLDTNLAGTFTMIEAARTHGTRFHHISTDEVYGDLALDDPHRFTENSVYRPTSPYSATKAGSDMLVRAWVRSFGLKATISNCSNNYGPYQHVEKFIPRQITNILDGNRPHLYGSGRNIRDWIHVEDHSSAVLAILEGGRVGETYLIGADGERSNREVVEMLLSLAGRPREAYDLVTDRPGHDLRYAIDSGKLRRELGWAPRYSDFDAGLADTVQWYKDNEQWWRPQKAATESKYAGQGH is encoded by the coding sequence ATGCAGAGAATCCTTGTCACCGGCGGGGCCGGATTCATCGGATGCAACTTTGTCCACTACATCATGGAGCACACCGGGCTTCATGTCACGGTATTGGACAAACTGACGTATGCCGGGAACATCGAATCTCTCTCCGGGCTGCCGCCGGAGCGCTTCACCTTCGTCAAGGGAGACATTTGCGATGCAGTGTTGGTTGACAAGCTGACGGAATCCGTTGAAGCGGTGGTGCATTTCGCAGCAGAGTCCCATAACGACAATTCGCTGCAGGATCCCCGACCCTTTCTTGATACAAATCTTGCGGGAACGTTCACCATGATCGAAGCCGCACGAACGCACGGCACGCGATTCCATCACATTTCCACCGATGAGGTCTATGGCGACTTGGCGCTGGACGATCCCCACCGCTTTACGGAGAATTCCGTGTATCGGCCAACGAGTCCCTATTCGGCAACGAAAGCCGGCTCGGATATGTTGGTGCGCGCGTGGGTGCGCTCATTCGGCCTCAAAGCAACCATTAGCAATTGCTCCAACAATTACGGCCCGTACCAGCACGTGGAGAAATTCATACCGCGGCAGATAACCAACATCCTGGACGGGAACCGGCCACATCTTTACGGCAGCGGGCGGAATATTCGTGACTGGATCCACGTGGAAGACCATTCCTCCGCAGTCTTGGCAATTTTGGAGGGCGGACGCGTGGGCGAAACCTATTTGATAGGCGCAGACGGCGAAAGGTCCAACCGGGAGGTGGTTGAGATGCTGCTCTCCCTCGCAGGACGGCCGCGCGAAGCATATGACCTGGTCACGGACAGGCCAGGTCATGATCTGCGGTACGCCATCGATTCGGGCAAACTTCGGCGTGAGCTCGGTTGGGCGCCCCGCTATTCGGACTTCGACGCCGGACTGGCTGACACCGTCCAGTGGTACAAGGACAACGAACAGTGGTGGAGACCGCAGAAAGCGGCCACGGAATCCAAGTACGCAGGTCAAGGGCACTAA
- the rfbA gene encoding glucose-1-phosphate thymidylyltransferase RfbA: MRGIVLAGGTGSRLHPITLGISKQLVPVFDKPMIYYPLCTLMLAGIRDILVITTPGDAAQFQRLLGDGSQFGINLSYAEQPTPDGLAQAFILGEDHIGNGNVALILGDNIFNGPGMGNQLRHYTDVHGGAIFGYWVKDPSAYGVVEFDDHGMAVSIEEKPAVPKSNYAVPGLYFYDNNVVAMAKDLQPSPRGELEITDINRKYMELGRLHVQKFPRGTAWLDTGTFSDLNDASNYVRTTENRQGLKIGAPEEVAWRMGYLSDDGLRQQAAKLAKSGYGSYLLDILDRQ; the protein is encoded by the coding sequence TTGCGAGGAATTGTTCTTGCAGGTGGAACGGGTTCAAGGCTTCATCCCATCACGCTCGGAATCAGTAAGCAGCTGGTTCCGGTGTTCGACAAGCCGATGATCTATTATCCTCTGTGCACGCTGATGCTGGCGGGAATTCGCGACATTCTTGTCATCACCACGCCCGGCGATGCCGCGCAGTTCCAGCGGCTCCTCGGAGATGGTTCACAGTTCGGCATCAATCTCAGCTACGCAGAGCAGCCCACCCCGGACGGCCTTGCCCAGGCGTTCATCCTGGGCGAGGACCACATCGGAAACGGCAACGTGGCGCTGATCCTGGGTGACAACATCTTCAATGGACCCGGCATGGGCAACCAGCTGAGGCACTACACCGACGTCCACGGCGGTGCGATCTTCGGCTACTGGGTCAAGGATCCGTCCGCGTACGGCGTGGTGGAGTTCGACGATCATGGAATGGCCGTCTCCATTGAAGAAAAGCCCGCAGTCCCCAAAAGCAACTATGCCGTTCCAGGGCTCTACTTTTATGACAACAACGTTGTTGCCATGGCGAAAGACCTGCAACCGTCGCCGCGCGGGGAACTGGAGATCACGGATATCAACCGGAAATACATGGAACTTGGCCGCTTGCATGTGCAGAAGTTTCCACGGGGCACTGCCTGGCTGGACACCGGCACCTTCAGCGACCTCAATGACGCTTCAAACTACGTCCGGACCACGGAGAACCGGCAGGGTTTGAAGATCGGGGCTCCCGAAGAGGTGGCTTGGCGCATGGGATACCTGAGCGACGACGGACTCCGCCAGCAGGCTGCAAAGCTCGCAAAAAGCGGCTATGGAAGCTACTTGCTGGACATTCTGGACCGCCAGTAG
- a CDS encoding aldo/keto reductase gives MQQRYVGNSGFRVSSLSLGTMSWAQETDEQDAAELLHAFVAGGGTVVDTAASYAQGRAEAMLGSMLGDVVARSEIVISTKAGVSSADSRRSVNASRGALLSALDASLARLGTDYIDIWFAHEWDPNVPLDETLSALELAQRSGRARYVGISNYNSWQTAKAAAVAGFTLVANQSEYSLVQRKAEEELIPAVEDAGLGLMAWAPLGRGVLSGKYRGQIPADSRAAQSRLAGYIEPYLESRASRVVEAVAMAARGLGRTPLDVSLSWLLARPGVATAIVGPRNAVQLKELLDAQLTVLPAEIARALEDVSAA, from the coding sequence ATGCAGCAGCGTTATGTCGGAAACAGCGGATTCCGTGTGTCCTCATTGTCCCTCGGAACCATGTCCTGGGCACAGGAGACCGACGAACAGGACGCTGCTGAACTCCTCCACGCATTCGTTGCCGGGGGCGGCACCGTGGTGGACACAGCAGCGTCCTACGCGCAAGGGCGGGCAGAAGCCATGTTGGGATCCATGCTGGGCGATGTAGTGGCCCGGTCCGAGATTGTGATCTCCACCAAAGCCGGCGTGTCGTCAGCAGACTCCAGGCGAAGCGTCAACGCATCGCGGGGTGCACTGCTGTCCGCCCTTGATGCCAGCCTGGCCAGGCTGGGCACTGATTACATTGATATCTGGTTCGCTCACGAGTGGGATCCGAATGTACCACTGGACGAAACTCTCTCTGCCTTGGAACTAGCCCAGCGAAGCGGACGTGCCCGCTACGTTGGGATATCCAACTACAACAGCTGGCAGACAGCCAAGGCAGCGGCCGTGGCCGGTTTTACCCTGGTGGCAAACCAGTCCGAATACTCCCTCGTCCAACGCAAAGCCGAGGAAGAACTCATCCCTGCCGTGGAAGACGCCGGACTGGGGCTGATGGCCTGGGCGCCTTTGGGCCGTGGTGTGCTGTCCGGTAAATATCGTGGACAAATACCTGCCGATTCCCGTGCCGCACAAAGCCGCCTTGCCGGTTACATTGAGCCCTATCTGGAATCGCGGGCGTCGCGCGTGGTTGAAGCAGTGGCGATGGCAGCCCGCGGACTGGGCCGCACTCCCCTAGACGTGTCCCTCAGCTGGTTGCTCGCCCGGCCGGGGGTAGCCACCGCAATCGTTGGCCCCAGGAACGCTGTTCAGCTCAAGGAACTGCTGGACGCGCAACTGACGGTTCTGCCGGCTGAGATTGCCCGCGCCCTGGAGGACGTTTCAGCAGCGTAG
- a CDS encoding undecaprenyl-diphosphate phosphatase, with protein MNWIEAALLGLVQGLTEFLPISSSAHLRIVGSFLPNASDPGAAFTAITQLGTETAVIVYFWRDIVRIVRAWFGSLTGKVERNNPDARMGWLVIIGSLPIIILGLLFQDQIESVLRSMWIVATMLIVFGMILAVADAIGRQERDLTQLSYKHGILYGFAQAMALIPGVSRSGGTITAGLLMGYTREAAARYSFLLAIPAVFGSGLYQLYKTVSNEGLGGPYGLPETALATVIAFVVGYIIIGWFLKFVSTRSYRLFVWYRILLGLALYVLLGFGVISA; from the coding sequence GTGAACTGGATAGAAGCAGCCTTGCTGGGCCTGGTGCAGGGCCTCACCGAATTCCTCCCGATTTCCTCGAGCGCACACCTGCGGATTGTCGGCTCGTTCCTTCCCAATGCCTCAGACCCCGGCGCTGCCTTCACGGCGATTACGCAGCTGGGAACTGAAACCGCCGTGATTGTCTACTTCTGGCGCGACATCGTAAGGATCGTCCGGGCCTGGTTCGGCTCCCTCACAGGGAAGGTAGAGCGGAACAACCCGGATGCCCGGATGGGCTGGCTGGTGATCATCGGTAGCCTGCCGATCATCATCCTCGGCCTGTTGTTCCAGGACCAGATCGAGTCAGTGCTGCGCAGCATGTGGATTGTGGCCACCATGCTGATCGTGTTCGGCATGATCCTTGCTGTAGCCGATGCCATTGGCCGGCAGGAGAGGGATCTCACCCAACTGAGCTATAAGCACGGCATTCTTTACGGCTTCGCCCAAGCGATGGCCTTGATCCCCGGCGTGTCACGCTCGGGCGGCACCATCACCGCCGGCCTCCTGATGGGGTACACCCGTGAAGCCGCCGCCAGGTACTCCTTCCTCCTGGCCATACCGGCAGTGTTCGGCAGTGGCCTGTACCAGCTCTACAAAACGGTTTCAAACGAAGGCTTGGGCGGGCCCTACGGCCTCCCGGAGACTGCGCTGGCCACGGTCATCGCCTTCGTGGTGGGTTACATCATCATCGGCTGGTTCCTGAAATTCGTCTCCACCCGCAGCTACCGCCTGTTCGTTTGGTACCGGATCCTCCTGGGTCTGGCCTTGTATGTCCTCCTCGGTTTCGGCGTGATCAGCGCCTAG